In Quercus robur chromosome 11, dhQueRobu3.1, whole genome shotgun sequence, the following proteins share a genomic window:
- the LOC126707251 gene encoding protein LAZ1 homolog 2: MASNPSSAHADTYQRLHQPALITAGCFVVVALILSIFLILQHLRYYTNPAEQKWIVAVLFMVPVYATESIISLWFPKASLACDILRNCYEAFALYSFGSYLIACLGGESRVVELLENKSRKQLGEPLLEGEDENRIVQERSFSNFFFRPCTLGKDLLAIEKFGLVQYMILKTVCAFLALLLELFGVYGDGEFKWNYGYPYIAVVLNFSQMWALYCLVKFYNVTHERLQSIKPLAKFISFKAIVFATWWQGVGIALLHTIGVLPKEGKVQTGLQDFLICIEMAIAAVAHVYVFPVEPYRFHPVSEYGKVTTETTKEALKLEEGDKEKSAVLEKKKAKVEATGTSVTESVQDIVVEGCQHVVQDVVLTINQAIGPVEKGVTKIQETFYHKSEAEDSDDQEEKVEQHVEENHSESETHVNSGRDVDT, encoded by the exons ATGGCATCAAATCCTAGCTCAGCCCATGCAGACACATACCAAAGGCTTCATCAACCGGCCCTCATCACTGCAGGATGCTTTGTAGTTGTAGCATTGATCCTCTCCATCTTTCTCATTCTCCAACATCTCAGATATTACACCAATCCTGCA GAACAAAAATGGATTGTTGCTGTTCTTTTCATGGTTCCCGTCTATGCCACTGAGTCA ATCATATCGTTGTGGTTTCCAAAAGCATCCCTTGCATGCGACATTTTAAGAAACTGCTATGAAGCATTTGCCTTGTATTCTTTTGGGAGCTATTTGATTGCTTGCCTGG GTGGTGAAAGCAGAGTCGTTGAACTGCTAGAAAATAAATCACGGAAACAGCTTGGCGAACCATTGTTAGAAGGGGAAGATGAGAATCGTATAGTGCAGGAAAGGTCGTTCAGCAACTTCTTCTTTCGACCTTGTACTCTTGGGAAAGATTTACTTGCAATAGAAAAATTTGGTCTTGTACAATAT ATGATTTTGAAGACAGTTTGTGCTTTCTTAGCATTATTGTTAGAACTCTTTGGTGTTTATGGTGATGGGGAATTCAAGTGGAACTATGG TTATCCATATATAGCAGTTGTATTGAACTTCAGCCAGATGTGGGCTTTGTATTGCCTCGTGAAGTTCTACAATGTAACCCATGAAAGACTTCAATCAATAAAGCCACTTGCAAAGTTCATCAGCTTCAAGGCCATTGTGTTTGCTACTTGGTGGCAAGGTGTGGGTATCGCACTATTGCATACAATTGGAGTTCTGCCGAAGGAGGGAAAAGTACAAACTGGACTGCAGGATTTCTTGATTTGTATAGAA ATGGCCATTGCAGCTGTTGCTCATGTGTACGTTTTTCCGGTGGAACCATATCGTTTCCACCCAGTCTCTGAGTATGGGAAGGTCACTACTGAAACAACCAAAGAAGCACTCAAATTGGAGGAAGGTGACAAGGAGAAATCAGCCGTGCTTGAAAAGAAGAAAGCTAAAGTAGAGGCTACTGGAACAAGTGTCACTGAGAGTGTTCAAGATATTGTTGTTGAAGGTTGTCAACAT GTTGTCCAGGACGTTGTGTTGACCATTAATCAAGCTATAGGGCCTGTGGAAAAGGGTGTGACAAAAATCCAGGAGACCTTCTACCACAAATCAGAGGCAGAGGATTCAGATGACCAAGAAGAAAAAGTAGAGCAACATGTAGAAGAAAATCATAGTGAAAGTGAAACTCATGTAAACTCTGGAAGAGACGTGGACACATAA
- the LOC126706672 gene encoding uncharacterized protein LOC126706672 produces the protein MAEDFAKAVDDGLKLSKRVYGGKAPPRPVAHMVKSPAATEGLPTAVMVYAVIFDPAMVDNPDIPTYQPHVHGRRDPPALIPLQMNGVELEVDCYLDTAFVRVCGSWRLHCVMGSKSCDCLVAIPMGEQGSILGVVADVLGKSYHTQLIATEDIDGTAKTARAGDCGFLKPHIFTLTIPQVDGGSNLSIKISWSQKLLYSDGELFLNVPFTFPEYVTPLLKKLPKKEKIQLNVNAGTGTQVLCKKISHPLKEIRRKVGNLGFLYESEVLSWSSTDFSFSYTVSSSHIFGSVLLQSPSLDDNDQREIFCVYLFPGNQKSRKVFRKDIVFIVDISGSMRGKPIDDTKDALFAALSKLDPEDSFSIIAFNGETYLFSTSLELATKEAVERAIQWIIVNFVAGGATNILLPLNTAMEMLSNVQGSVPIIFLVTDGAVEDERHICDTMKNYLRDGRPICPRIFTFGIGSFCNHYFLRMLATIGRGQYDAAYDIDSVEFRMQKLFTRALSPIFANITLDILDDLNEVEVYPFHIPDLSSESPLTVSGRYRGNFPDTIEAKGVLADLSNYMIELKVEKAKDIPIDRVFEKEQIELLTAQAWLSENKQLEEKVAKMSIQTAVASEYTHMVLCEIVGGKTAKESFGVKEKTVDPKGQKMIILGNLCIGFGNLIATADNIPPGSEEPKLPEAAEIFIKATSNCCASLCSHCCCMCGIQFCSQMNNQCAIVFTQLCTALACIGCFECCATVCCSGSDGR, from the exons atgGCCGAGGATTTTGCGAAAGCTGTGGATGACGGGTTGAAGCTATCGAAGCGCGTGTATGGAGGGAAGGCGCCGCCGAGGCCGGTGGCACATATGGTCAAGTCTCCGGCGGCGACTGAGGGTTTGCCGACGGCGGTGATGGTTTACGCGGTGATATTTGACCCGGCGATGGTGGATAATCCGGACATACCGACCTACCAGCCGCACGTGCATGGGCGGAGGGACCCGCCGGCGCTGATTCCGTTGCAGATGAACGGGGTTGAGTTGGAGGTTGATTGTTATCTGGACACTGCGTTCGTTAGAGTTTGTGGGTCGTGGAGACTGCACTGTGTTATGGGAAGCAAGAGCTGTGATTGTCTCGTAGCTATCCCCATGGGAGAACAG GGTTCAATTCTAGGTGTTGTGGCTGATGTGCTTGGAAAGTCATACCATACTCAACTCATTGCAACGGAAGACATAGATGGGACAGCAAAAACAGCTCGAGCCGGTGATTGTGGCTTTTTAAAACCCCACATATTTACCCTAACAATTCCACAG GTTGATGGGGGTTCCAatctatcaataaaaattagttgGTCTCAGAAACTTTTATATAGTGACGGGGAGTTATTCTTGAATGTACCATTTACTTTCCCCGAGTATGTCACTCCTCTTCTAAAGAAACttccaaaaaaagagaagataCAACTAAATGTGAATGCTGGTACTGGAACTCAAGTTTTGTGCAAGAAAATTAGTCATCCTTTAAAG GAAATAAGGCGCAAGGTAGGAAACTTGGGCTTCTTATATGAATCAGAAGTTCTCTCATGGTCAAGTACTGATTTTAGTTTCTCCTACACT GTCTCTTCAAGTCATATATTTGGCAGTGTGCTCTTGCAATCTCCGTCTTTGGATGACAATGATCAAAGAGAGATATTTTGTGTCTATCTTTTTCCGGGAAATCAGAAAAGTAGGAAG GTGTTCAGAAAGGATAtagtttttattgttgatataaGTGGAAGCATGCGGGGAAAGCCAATTGATGATACAAAGGATGCACTATTTGCGGCCCTGTCTAAGCTTGATCCAGAGGATTCATTTAGCATTATAGCTTTTAATGGAGAGACTTATCTGTTTTCAACATCACTGGAATTGGCAACCAAGGAAGCTGTTGAAAGGGCCATTCAATGGATAATTGTGAACTTTGTAGCTGGGGGTGCTACAAACATTTTACTTCCCCTGAACACG GCAATGGAGATGCTATCCAATGTCCAGGGTTCAGTTCCCATCATTTTTCTAGTTACTGATGGGGCTGTAGAGGATGAGAGACATATTTGTGATACAATGAAAAATTATCTAAGAGATGGAAGACCAATATGTCCACGAATTTTCACTTTTGGAATAG GTTCATTCTGCAACCATTATTTCCTGCGAATGCTTGCAACAATTGGCAGGGGCCAATATGATGCTGCTTATGATATAG ATTCTGTTGAATTCCGAATGCAAAAATTGTTTACCAGAGCTTTGTCTCCCATTTTTGCAAATATAACTCTGGACATTTTGGATGATCTCAATGAAGTTGAG GTGTACCCTTTTCATATTCCAGATCTTTCGTCTGAGAGTCCATTGACTGTATCTGGAAGATACCGGGGAAATTTTCCTGACACTATTGAAGCTAAAGGTGTCTTGGCTGATTTGAGTAATTATATGATAGAATTGAAAGTAGAAAAAGCAAAGGACATACCTATTGACAGG GTGTTTGAAAAAGAACAGATAGAACTACTTACAGCTCAGGCGTGGCTTTCAGAAAATAAACAGCTTGAGGAAAAG GTTGCGAAAATGAGCATACAGACTGCTGTTGCGTCTGAATATACCCATATGGTCCTATGTGAGATAGTAGGAGGAAAGACAGCCAAAGAATCATTTGGGGTAAAAGAG AAAACTGTAGACCCTAAAGGCCAGAAAATGATAATCCTGGGAAACCTTTGCATTGGCTTTGGCAACTTGATTGCAACTGCTGATAATATACCTCCAGGATCTGAAGAACCAAAATTACCTGAAGCAGCCGAAATATTCATCAAGGCAACTTCAAATTGTTGTGCCAGTTTGTGTAGTCACTGCTGTTGCATGTGTGGCATCCAGTTTTGTTCCCAGATGAATAACCAATGTGCAATCGTGTTCACGCAGCTTTGTACTGCTCTAGCGTGTATTGGCTGCTTTGAGTGTTGTGCAACTGTTTGCTGTTCTGGAAGTGATGGACGATAA
- the LOC126706671 gene encoding protein trichome birefringence-like 16, with product MMKRGLYGLRARELAMVTIVLMCTTFLIWAWEKTPLLTAFMPPQTHLQLTPDIIVSKPVAGVVFSESQIIVGKDVSSFPEKLTENDEELNLDLADPENSVRSSPTRQEINSDLLTTTDQNGEIHTNVSKEEEEAKDKQIQEAEKKGGVEGPTSPTEVEGKPLKMVDQHSKQVEQILDMVTRTGSPSISSVVGGKDDRNLTILKENQACNLAKGKWVPDNNRPLYSGFDCKQWLSGMWACRLTQRTDFAYEKLRWQPKYCQMEEFEGSKFLRKMQGKTLAFVGDSLGRQQYQSLMCMITGGKERHDVIDVGNEYGIIQAHINARPNGWAYRFPSTNTTILYYWSASLCDVEPIDKTNPTTDYAMHLDRPPAFLRQFLHKFDVLVLNTGHHWNRGKLKANKWVMYVGGVPNTNKDLAMIWKAKNLTVYSIVDWVNSQLPKYPGLKAFYRTISPRHFVGGDWNTGGSCDKTTPMSVGIEVLQDKSSDESAAGAVKGTGVKLLDITALSQLRDEGHMSRFSQSARSGVQDCLHWCLPGVPDTWNEILFAQI from the exons ATATTATTGTGAGTAAACCTGTAGCTGGCGTGGTATTTTCAGAATCACAAATTATTGTGGGCAAAGATGTGTCATCATTTCCAGAAAAATTGACTGAAAATGATGAAGAACTGAATTTGGATTTAGCAGATCCAGAGAATTCTGTGCGAAGCTCTCCTACAAGGCAAGAGATAAACAGCGATTTACTAACCACCACTGATCAGAATGGGG AAATCCACACAAATgtatcaaaagaagaagaagaagcaaaagacAAACAGATCCAGGAAGCAGAAAAAAAGGGTGGTGTAGAAGGCCCTACAAGTCCAACAGAAGTAGAAGGAAAACCTCTTAAAATGGTAGATCAACATTCGAAACAAGTAGAACAAATTTTGGATATGGTAACAAGAACGGGTTCCCCATCTATTAGCTCCGTAGTTGGGGGGAAAGATGATAGGAATTTGACAATACTTAAGGAAAATCAAG CTTGTAACTtagcaaaaggaaaatgggttCCGGACAATAATCGACCTTTATATTCTGGGTTTGATTGTAAGCAATGGCTGTCAGGGATGTGGGCCTGCCGGTTGACACAGCGAACAGATTTTGCCTATGAGAAGCTTCGGTGGCAGCCTAAATATTGTCAGATGGAAGAATTTGAAGGGTCTAAATTCTTGAGGAa GATGCAAGGAAAAACTCTAGCTTTTGTTGGTGATTCATTGGGCCGGCAGCAGTACCAGTCTTTAATGTGCATGATCACTGGTGGTAAGGAGAGACATGATGTCATAGATGTCGGAAATGAATATGGAATAATCCAAGCTCATATTAATGCTCGTCCAAATGGCTGGGCATATCGGTTCCCAAGCACCAACACCACCATACTCTACTACTGGTCAGCAAGCCTCTGTGATGTGGAACCCATTGATAAGACAAACCCCACCACGGATTATGCCATGCACCTTGATCGGCCGCCAGCATTCTTGCGTCAATTTCTTCACAAATTTGATGTTCTAGTACTCAACACAGGACACCATTGGAATCGAGGAAAGCTTAAAGCCAACAAATGGGTAATGTATGTTGGGGGTGTACCAAATACCAACAAGGATTTAGCAATGATTTGGAAGGCCAAGAATTTGACAGTTTATAGCATTGTGGATTGGGTGAACTCACAACTGCCAAAATATCCAGGGTTGAAAGCCTTCTACAGGACCATCTCACCTAGGCATTTTGTTGGTGGGGACTGGAACACAGGTGGGAGTTGTGACAAGACTACCCCTATGTCAGTGGGAATAGAAGTATTACAAGATAAGTCCAGTGATGAAAGTGCTGCAGGTGCAGTGAAGGGAACCGGGGTTAAGCTCTTGGACATAACAGCTCTTTCCCAGCTCAGAGATGAGGGTCATATGTCCCGGTTTAGCCAAAGTGCCAGATCAGGAGTGCAAGATTGTCTGCATTGGTGTCTACCTGGTGTTCCTGATACATGGAACGAAATCCTTTTTGCACAAATTTAG